TGTTGTCGCTTTGCCATCAGGTGACTTTGTACAAGGTCGGGCGGGCCAATGACCCGACATTGTCAGATGAAGCCAAAGCGCAGATCAGTAGATGGTCAGAGCAATTATCCTTCCCGGTTCTTCACCGGTTATGGCAACTTCTTCTGAAAGGCTTTGAAGAAGTACAACAAGCGCATATTCCGCGGGAAGCCTGCGATATGGCGCTTTTGCGTGTGTTGTGCGCAGCCGACATGCCGGATCCTGGCGAGCTGGCAAAAATGGTTCAGCAAGGCACGTCTCAAGAGACTCCGGTTACAAACTCCACTCCGGTCGAGACTGTACCTCAACCTATTACAGCGCCCGTTCAAGAAGCGCTCCCAGCTCCAGCACCACCTGTACCGGTGCCTGATATGTTGGTTCAAAAACCAGAAGCGGAATATGTTGAGCCTCAGCAGCACGACGCCAAAAACGGGCTGCCACAGGATTTTCAGGGTGTGATCGACATTATTGGCCGAATTTCACCGGTTTTGGAAAGCATATTAATTGCTGATATGAGAATTGTGAGCTTTTCGGCACCAAATATCATATATCAATCAGCACGCCCCATTGCGTCTGCCGATTTGAGAAAAATTGCGGATGCACTGAAAGAGAATACGGGAACAGCCTGGACTATAGAAGAGGGGCAAGGCGATGCGAAACCGAGCATTTCGGAACAGGCACAGCTTGATCAGGAAGCCGCAACGCAGGCCATATTGGATACACCGCTCGTAAAGGCCGCTTTTGAAGCCTTTCCTGATGCGGAACTACTGGAAAATGAAACGGATCAGGTTGCTGCTGAATCCCGTTCTGAATCAAGGAGCTCGCAAGCATGAAATCTATGGAAGAAATGATCAAAGCCGCGCAGGAAGCTGCGCAGACCGTGCAAACACAGATGGAGGAAGCCCAGTCGAAGCTCGACAGCATTGAGGTCGAGGGCAAGTCCGGTGGCGGCCTTGTTTCCGTCAAAGCAACCGCGAAAGGCCGAATATTGGGTGTCAGCATCGATGAAAGCCTTATTAAAGCTGATGAAAAAGGCATTTTGGAAGATCTGGTCGCCGCAGCGTTTAACGACGCCCGTGATAAGGCGGACGCGGTAAGCAACGAAGAAATGAGCAAAATGACAGGCGGCATGGGCTTGCCAGCGGGCTTTAAGCTACCCTTTTAGCGGTATTGAACATTTTTTGCTGCGATGTTTTATTGCGGTTGAAGTCAATTCAGAGCGCCCCATATAGGCTGTTAGGCGCCAAATTTGCGCCATAGTTTGGAGTATCAATGTCCCAGTCCGAGTCCACATCTGCCACCAACCCAGAAGCGAAATCGCTGCCTTTGCTGCCGCTGCGTGATATTGTGGTTTTTCCCAATATGATCGTGCCGCTTTTCGTCGGACGCGACAAATCTGTGGTGGCTTTGGAAAAGGCCATGGACAGCAACAAGGAAATTTTCCTCGTGGCGCAGCTGGATCCCGCTGAAGATGATCCGGTTCGCGATCAGCTTTATGATCTAGGTGTGGTTGCGACGGTGCTGCAGCTGTTAAAGCTGCCCGATGGCACAGTACGAGTACTTGTTGAAGGCAAGCAACGCGCGAAGCATTTGACTTTGGACGAACAAGATGACGGTTTTGTGCTGGCGACCGTAGATCTGATCGAAGAAAAATCGGTTGAGGGGCCAGAGGCGGCCGCGTTGATGCGCTCTGTTGTTGAGCAGTTTGAGAATTACTCCAAACTCAATAAAAAAATGCCGGCCGAAACGGTCGTGCAACTGGGCGAGATTGAGGAAGCATCGCGTCTCGCCGACGCCGTAGCAGCCAATATCAATGTGAAAGTGGCTGACAAGCAAAGCCTGTTAATCGAAAGCGATCCAGTCAAGCGATTGGAAATGGCCTTTGCCTTCATGGAAGGTGAACTTGGCGTTCTGCAAGTCGAAAAGAAAATCCGCGGACGCGTCAAGCGCCAGATGGAGAAAACCCAGCGCGAATATTATCTGAATGAACAGATGAAGGCGATTCAGCGCGAGCTGGGAGACGGCGAAGACGGTGAGGGCGACGAAATGTCGGCGCTGGGTAAAAAAATTGAGGAGATGAAGCTCTCCAAAGAAGCCAAGACCAAAGCCAATGCCGAATATAAGAAGCTCAAGGGCATGCAGCCCATGTCGGCGGAAGCGACGGTTGTACGCAACTATCTCGACGTCTTGTTGGGGCTGCCCTGGGGCAAGAAATCCCGCTTAAAGAAGGACATCAAGCAAGCCGAAAAGGTACTTGATGATGATCACTTCGCGCTGGAGAAAGTGAAAGAGCGGATTATCGAATATCTCGCGGTTCAGGCGCGGACCAACAAGCTGAAAGGCCCAATTTTATGCCTCGTTGGCCCACCCGGTGTTGGTAAAACCTCGCTGGGCCGGTCGATTGCGCGGGCAACCGGGCGGGAATTCGTACGGCAGTCGCTTGGCGGCGTACGCGATGAAGCGGAAATCCGCGGTCATCGCCGGACCTATATCGGTTCGCTGCCCGGCAAGATTGTGTCCAATCTGAAAAAAGCCGGCACATCCAATCCGTTGTTCCTACTCGACGAGATTGACAAGCTTGGTCAGGATTTCAGGGGTGACCCGGCATCGGCGCTATTGGAAGTGCTGGACCCTGAGCAAAATGATAAGTTCCAGGATCATTATCTGGAAATAGATATAGATTTGTCGGACATCATGTTTGTCACGACCGCTAACTCCCTGAATCTTCCGCAACCGTTGCTCGACCGGATGGAGATCATCCGGCTTGAAGGCTATACGGAAGACGAAAAGGTGGAAATCGCCAAACGCCATTTGATCGACAAACAAATTGATGCGCATGGCCTGAAAAAGGGCGAATTTGCGCTACAAGAAGACGCTTTGCGTGACCTGATCCGCTATTATACGCGCGAAGCTGGTGTGCGGACGTTGGAACGCGAAATTGCCAAGCTGGCCCGTAAAGCGCTTCGCCGGATCCTTGAAGGTGAGTATGAAAGCGTTGAAATTACGCCAGAAACGCTCTCTGAATATGCCGGGGTGCGCAAATATCGCCACGGTGTTGGTGAAGAAGAGAACCAGGTAGGCGCTGTAACCGGTTTGGCCTGGACCGAAGTGGGCGGTGAACTGCTGACTATTGAATCAGTGACGGTGTCCGGCAAGGGCCAGATCAAGACAACTGGTAAACTGGGCGAAGTAATGACTGAGTCGGTTCAAGCCGCTCTGTCATTCGTGAAGGCTCGCGCGCCATCTTATGGCATCAAACCGAGCATTTTTGGTCGTAAGGATATTCATATCCACTTGCCGGAAGGTGCCGTCCCGAAAGATGGTCCTTCGGCGGGTGTTGGACTGGTAACCGCTATTGTCTCCACGTTGACGGGTATTGCTGTTCGCCGGGATGTTGCGATGACTGGCGAAGTGACATTGCGCGGACGTGTTCTGCCTATTGGTGGCTTGAAAGAGAAGCTTCTTGCCGCTTTGCGTGGGGGCATCACGACGGTTTTAATCCCTGCAGAAAACGAGAAGGATCTGGTCGAAATTCCGGACAACATCACATCTTCGCTGAAAATCATACCGGTCAAGCATGTGGATGAGGTGCTCGCTGAGGCGCTCGCGGAAAAGGTTGAACCAATCGAGTGGAGTGATGCCGACGAGCTGGCCAGCCATGCCACGGCTCCTGTTGCGGATGAAGCAGGCTCTTCTGCAGCAAGGCATTAATCGCAATTATCCGCGAGTCGCAGCCGGCAACTATTGCTAACGCCAACGCGATTCACGCGGAAACACCGGTGGTTGAAGTTCTGAATCGTAACAAATTTAACCGTTTGGCATAAATATTACATCTTTGACCCAGAATTTGGCGGTTTTCCTTTGACTCAAAGGGGTAATTTGTTCTTACTGCGCTCAGACAAAGCCGCGATTCAATCAAGAGTTGCTTTTAGAGAAGGGGGGATACCCAATATGAATAAACAGGATCTTATCAGTAGCGTTGCAGATCACAGTGGTCTCAGCAAAAGCGATGCCGGCAAAGCCGTTGACGCAGTTTTCGATTCCATCACAGGTTCACTGAAGAGCGGAAATGAAGTCCGTCTCGTCGGTTTTGGAACATTTTCTACATCAAAGCGTAAAGCTTCTACAGGCCGTAACCCACGCACGGGTGAGCCAATGCAGATTCCTGCATCTACACAAGCAAAATTCAAAGCCGGCAAGGGCTTGAAGGACGCCGTTAATAAATAAATAAATCGGGGGAGTGTTTAAAGCGCTTCCCCTTTTTTTCGCGCTTTGTTTGAAAAAATTCAGGCGGGTTCCTCAGGAGCTCGCCTTTTTTCATGGGGTTTCGAGTTTAAGCGATTGCTTTACGTTGGAGATATTGCAGGCCTCTGTTTGCTTTGATCTTGCTCAATGGGATGGCGAGAGCTTCTAAGGCCTGGAGAAACGCAATCCTTAACTATCCCTTTCATTGTCATGGTTTCTGCCAAAGTCCACTATTTCCCGAAAGTGGACGTTAGAATTGACATGTTTGAACGATGGCATCTGCTAAGTGAAAGCGTCCCTTTTAAAAGCCAATCGCATTCATCAAGGTAACGACGACATGCGACTGGTATACGAAACGCCGAGCACAATGAAGATGAGCAGGTTGATGATATTTAAGATTACCGGGTCGCCATGTGCATGATGAGCGATGATCGCAGTCAAAAGGAATAGTGTAATTCCCGCATAGGCCCATTCTTTCATTGGATCCGGTGTAAAGGGTAATAGAATTACGATCCCGGCAGCAATTTTTAGGATGGCCAGTTCGATACGGAAGAAATCGGGGAAACCCAAATCGCGGATGCCCGCCATCGTTGGCTGATGAAACAGATAGGATGCAGAACTAGCAAAGAGATACAGGCTGATTAGAGATGTAGAAGTCCAGTAAATCATGACTTACCCTCCCTATTCGTTTCTTTGGGTTATTCGGGCAACGTACCAAGGTTCAAACTATCCCGTTAGCAGACTTTCAATCAGTCTCATTGCACCTTCCTCTTCTTATTGCATTTTCTGATCTCAAATCGGTGCATGTCTTTTTTGAACCCTTGAGTAAGCTGAGCGAAACGGACCTTCCTCATGTTCGGATTGCTGGGTAGATTGAAATGGTCATAGCTAACATCAAAATCCTGATCTTCTAAAATATAGTATAGATTGATGCTTCTGTGTTTGTAGTCCTGCAATGTCCGATCGTTTCTTATTCTCGCTAACTCACCACGCCTAAGGTATATTTGGACGTTAGCTCGCTGTTGAGGAAAGTCGATTATGTTGATTCCAGGCTTCAACATATTCCATCCCCAAGTTCGAAATTTTGTCACGTTTTCGGAGTGGGTTTCCACAGCATATGCGACCGGGATGGGCTTCTTGCATGTATTCTCGATACTTACCTTACGGATGATGGGCCTGTTGTCTGTGCGAACGATGGTTTTTTTGCCGCCTCTTAGAACTCTTTCTAATCCGTTATCTGGAGCAGGTGCAGAACTAGGTC
This DNA window, taken from Parasphingorhabdus litoris DSM 22379, encodes the following:
- a CDS encoding YbaB/EbfC family nucleoid-associated protein, which produces MKSMEEMIKAAQEAAQTVQTQMEEAQSKLDSIEVEGKSGGGLVSVKATAKGRILGVSIDESLIKADEKGILEDLVAAAFNDARDKADAVSNEEMSKMTGGMGLPAGFKLPF
- the lon gene encoding endopeptidase La, with protein sequence MSQSESTSATNPEAKSLPLLPLRDIVVFPNMIVPLFVGRDKSVVALEKAMDSNKEIFLVAQLDPAEDDPVRDQLYDLGVVATVLQLLKLPDGTVRVLVEGKQRAKHLTLDEQDDGFVLATVDLIEEKSVEGPEAAALMRSVVEQFENYSKLNKKMPAETVVQLGEIEEASRLADAVAANINVKVADKQSLLIESDPVKRLEMAFAFMEGELGVLQVEKKIRGRVKRQMEKTQREYYLNEQMKAIQRELGDGEDGEGDEMSALGKKIEEMKLSKEAKTKANAEYKKLKGMQPMSAEATVVRNYLDVLLGLPWGKKSRLKKDIKQAEKVLDDDHFALEKVKERIIEYLAVQARTNKLKGPILCLVGPPGVGKTSLGRSIARATGREFVRQSLGGVRDEAEIRGHRRTYIGSLPGKIVSNLKKAGTSNPLFLLDEIDKLGQDFRGDPASALLEVLDPEQNDKFQDHYLEIDIDLSDIMFVTTANSLNLPQPLLDRMEIIRLEGYTEDEKVEIAKRHLIDKQIDAHGLKKGEFALQEDALRDLIRYYTREAGVRTLEREIAKLARKALRRILEGEYESVEITPETLSEYAGVRKYRHGVGEEENQVGAVTGLAWTEVGGELLTIESVTVSGKGQIKTTGKLGEVMTESVQAALSFVKARAPSYGIKPSIFGRKDIHIHLPEGAVPKDGPSAGVGLVTAIVSTLTGIAVRRDVAMTGEVTLRGRVLPIGGLKEKLLAALRGGITTVLIPAENEKDLVEIPDNITSSLKIIPVKHVDEVLAEALAEKVEPIEWSDADELASHATAPVADEAGSSAARH
- a CDS encoding DoxX family protein, whose protein sequence is MIYWTSTSLISLYLFASSASYLFHQPTMAGIRDLGFPDFFRIELAILKIAAGIVILLPFTPDPMKEWAYAGITLFLLTAIIAHHAHGDPVILNIINLLIFIVLGVSYTSRMSSLP
- a CDS encoding HU family DNA-binding protein — its product is MNKQDLISSVADHSGLSKSDAGKAVDAVFDSITGSLKSGNEVRLVGFGTFSTSKRKASTGRNPRTGEPMQIPASTQAKFKAGKGLKDAVNK